The region gtccatgttctgtacgttcttagtcttagtgaggacttcagaaccgggtccatgttctctacgttcttagtcttagtgaggacttcagaaccgggttcatgttctctacgttcttagtcttagtgaggacttcagaaccgggtccatgttcatagtcacctggtgacatggtgatgtagagctgtgtgtcgtctgcatagtgatggtagctgatgatgtttatgatctgagctagaggagcatgtagatctagaacaggaggaacccaggatggaaccttggagaaccccacatgtgatttatgtCGTCTCTGCTGTAACGTTACCTACGGACAGTAAAGTCTCACCCTGCTGTCCCCCAGGCTGGCAGCGTACACCGTGTCGTCCACCACCAGAACACAGGTGGCCGTAGAACCGTCCTTCCAGGCCGGCTTCCTGTTCAGAGAAACGGGATTACTGCTCAGCTCTGAGGCTGCTGCACGTCTCTGCGGTTCTCTGCGGTTCCGCCTCAGAACCAGGCTGATCTTACTGGCTGGACGCTTTCTTCAGGAAGTCTTCGTCTGTCTGCCGGAACGTGTCCAGGAGACACTTCTTCAGCAGCCTGTCCAGATTCTCGTTGTACCCTGAAACAGAAACATCTCTTCAGTCCTGCAGCTCCACGGCAGCGGAACCGGCTTCCCAGCGGGGTCCAGACCCACCTGTGGGGAACCTCTTGGCCAGGTTCAGGTGAAGGTTCTCAGCGGCGAATCGAGACGCCCGAGCGCCGCCGTGACCGTCGAACACGGCGAAATACGAGACGCGAGACCTGCGGGACAAACGGACCCAAAAGAGACAGAACCTCAGAGCAGGACAGCCGAGGAGACGCTGTTATTTCTCTGATAACAGAAGGACCGTTAGAAACCCTGGAGAACCAGAGATCTAGAACATTCCAAAGTTTACAGACTCCAGAACGGGTCGGCAGTTTGGACCTGGACCGtgaggaccagaaccaggcggGGGATCTTACACGTGTCCCGGCAGCGACGACAGGCAGCTGCTCATGTCGGGCAGCAGAACGTGGGCGTCCTGCATCTCGTCTCGCTCCCCCCGCCTCGCTGCCACGTAGCCCTTGAGCCTGGGCAGACCTGCAGGGACAGGGACAGGGACAGGGGACAGGGACAGGGGGACAGGGACAGGGGACAGGGACAGGGGGACAGACAGAGTGGGTCCGGCTGCTGCCTCGCCTCGTCTACTCGTCTGGCGGCGTTGGTGAGAGCaaaggaggaaaacaaacattgtgCTGGAACAGCTGAAAACCTTCTCTACAAACTTTCTTGATGGCATCCttcgtctcctcctcctcttcctcctcttgcCTCCGTTTTAACCTTCtggcctcctcctcttcctcctccgcggtccgcggcGGCGGAACCGTGACGGAACCGGCTGATGGAGCTGGAGACCGAATAGACGTTTTAAAGACAAGAACATGGTTTTGGATCCGTTACCTAAAAACCACGATCTCCTTCCTTCACCATGAAGCTGTCCAGGCGGCGGTTTTAAGCCGGTTCTGGAGGGAAGGAGTCTGGGTTTGGACCCACATGGTCCATGTTTATCTGCTGGTGTTTCTAATTCTGCAGAACCATCGCTGCTTTCTGCTTCAGCTGAACCCAGTTTGGTTCTGTTGGTaacaatcattttatttctgctgctgcagcatcaGGGGTGTTAATTCAGCAGAAcccagcctggttctggttctgagcccGCAGCACTTCCGCTCCTGCTCTGCAGATATTGCATCTCTTCATCAGGTTCAGCAGAACCCGATCTGGTTCTGGGTCCACATCGCCCCGTATCTGAGCAGCTAACGGTCTCGGTCACTGTGGACTCACCGGAAGTCTGTGTCGGTTCTGGCAGGTCGTCGAACAGGTCCATTCTTCCCCTGGATTAGCCCCACGGCTAACAGGCTAACAGCTAACCTTCAGTTCGGTGCCGCTGTGTGAGTGTGCGCGTGAGAGTTCTGACTCGGTCCACGAGCAGGTTAACCCAAAGTCCGGTTTATACCGGTTCCGACGGTTAAATGGCGCACAGCAGGACGGGTTCGTCTGGATCTGCCGCAGCGTCAGTCTGCAGATCAAACTGAGCGGTTAGCATAAAGCTAGCAGGAGCTAACACACGTTTCCGGTCAttcatttcaaaacaaaagcGGGTGTGGTTCTGGCCgtctatttaaaaaataaaagcatacaaCATAAATATGTCATTTGGTGAtctgaatttatttatattagttccttttaaaataaaagcttatTTAATTGAAGAATTTTCCTTCAAATCACACATACAGTaccctttcaaaataaaagcatggacaTTTAACATTCTtttattctggaaaaaaaatactcattttGAGGAGGTTCttccaaaataaaactcaaacacGTTTAGCAGTCAGCTCCCTcaacaacaaatatttaattaaatgggAAATTAGACTTTCAATAAAATTAATCTGACAAAATTATTGTCAGATTTAAGTTTTGGGTTTTATTCCTTTTGTTTGTGAGGATTTACTTATAATtaaacacctttaaaaaaatcctcatttaaatgtttagctAATTTGTGTTAGGACCATAAAATACAAAGTGATCACCCCCATCCGATCAATAAATGAGGTAAATgctgttaaatatttaaaatcagatcattttacatttagcaaatataaatgtatgGCTGTTTAGTATCTTGTCTTTGCtcataacccataaactctgcacaacattcgcatatttgcacattttgcatcattgcctctccatctagcattacaaatgctgccgaactcttagttgttaaatgcattcttgcactaatgccctttgcacaattaaattctgtacatacaaatggtttttaaaaatactcacctgtgcacagtgactttctcctgcattgtttacatttcaattgttttacttttaaatcactgctgaaccttatactgtattttaaatctactgtaatttacaagctgtattcttgcacaaatgccctttttaaaaacactcacctgtacactgtaaattgttacatttaaattgtttacttttaaatcactgctgcaccttatactgtaatttaattttactacaatttacaagctgtatgcaacgaaatttcgttctgtacgcactctgtgcatacaaaatgacaaataaagttgtctaagtctctcgtgtctgttttatgtttgttgcacataatataatttaattttgcCATAATTTGttatgtattctttttttttttattcatcatgtttattattgtttttcccTATTGTTATGGGGTGGGGGTGTTTGTagttttgctttctttctttctttctttctttctttctttctttctttctttctttctttctttctctctttctttcgtTATTCTGTAAGCACTGGGTTCTGATGGGCCCCTCGTGCTGCTCTGGTCCCTGACTCAGACCCTCTAATCGTCTCCTCCGGCCCTGGAACCGGCTGAGGGCTGCGGGGTTTTGATGACTCCGTGGAAACTCCCCACGGCAGCAGCGACCCTGACCGTGTCCCCCGGAGGTTGGTCGGGCTGGGTGCTGATCTCAGAGCAGCCTGCGGGGGTCCCCTGAGCGGCTCATCATGCGGATGTGGCTCCTGTGTCTGTGGACCAGCTGGATGTTGGGCGCAGCGTTGCAGCCTCCTCAGCGGGAGGAAGGAGGCGTGCAGCCCGGCGACCAGCCCCACATGGACCCGGAGGGGTTCCGGCCCGGGTCCCGGAGGCAGAGCCGTTTGCAGCGGGAGGAAAGTGAGCCGGGAGAGGCTGCAGGGAAGTCCGGGGCCCGCAGGAAAGCTGCTCTGAGCGGGTGAGAGGCAGCAGGAGcataaaagcaaagaaacaaaggcttTTTAGGCATCTGAGTTTCTCTGAatgctttcatgttttattcTATCATGTTTTCAGCTTATTGGTTTCCTGAGACTTTAtgtgtttttacatgtaaaataattattttaattaattctgcctttttctggcagtttatttttaaatggtttcGTGACTGTGTTGTGACTTTACTTTGAATCACAGAACATGGCTAATTTCTCTTGTCTCCTTGTATTTAtctattactgtttttttttctggtcttaTTATTTGCATATGTGTTTCAGAGTTTCCTATATCCATTAAATGTGGTGTTAATGACCCATTGCATGCACAGGGATAAGTATTTTCTGATGCTTTAAGCAGAGGACTCGTAGATCtatccagtccagtttattttcACGTGTCTGACTCACATTGTGCAGTTAAAGGGTCAGGATGgtgaaaatgtgttattttcctGCTGATTTCCACCTGTTGAACCCGCGTGACAGGTTAGTGTTAAATGGACTAACCTGACTGATGGTGACAGAAACCAGTGTCTCTAAACCCTGTGAACTGACTGGTGGAATCATTCTGCTTTTCCTCTATGtttacagcttttatttttttaacacatttcttgCATAATACGTGAATATTTATTCTTCGTAAAAGTCATTTCTATTTAAATATAATCTTTAGCTGCTTTCTTTTCAGCAAATTATCTATAAATATCCCAAAGATAGCGCTGCATGACAGATAGAAAATTCAAACAAATTCTATAATTTCTATTATGTTGCTCTCAGTTTGTGATACTAAGTTGTTTCTGTCCAAGAaactaaatatgaaaatattaatAAGAGCGCTTGCCATAAACTTGATCTTAGCTAAGAATATTTTAGCTAAATTAAGCTAGCATAGCTTTACTTTGGTAAATTTATTTTGCGGTAATTCAGTTTATCTTAACTTGGCTTTGCTGACTTTTAGTTTATCTTTGTCTAACTTGCACTTAGATTTGCTTTGCTTAGTTTAACATAATCTTATCTTAATTTAACTTGATTCAGCAAATATTGATATATTTTAGTCGACTACTTTAGCTTTGCTCATCTTGGCTTACCTTAGTTTGGTTTGGCTAATCTTAGcttaatatattttagtttacCTTTAAACCAAGTTTAGCTTTGGCTTTGCTTAGCCTGGCTTACTTTGATTTGGGTTATTTATTCCCTTTGAGACAATATGGCTTAGCGTTGGATTAAGCTTGCGTAGCTTTGCTTAATGTTGCTTGTTTAGGTTAGTTTCACAATAACTATGCTTACATTAGTCGAAGTTTGTTTGATTAGCTTTTCACATCTTAGCTTAGCCTTCTGTAGCTTTTTTATAGCTTAGCTTTATTGTAGCTAATTTTATCTGATGTTAGTTTAGCATAAATCCATCAAACAGTGAATCTATGACTTTGAAAATGCTTCAGAAGGAAATCAGATCATCTTTTTGTCTTGTGTTTTACACTCTACACATATCTTGGAGCAGTTTTTGGCTTGAGCCTTACTATCCAGCTGTCAAGTCAAATTCTATTCACACTGAAAACTGTTTGTCTTAGAAATGTAACGACTGTTTTGGATTTCATAATTCACCGTGGTTGTGTTGCAGAAAAAGGTTTGCATAGAAAGGTCCAAGCTACAGAAACAAAGCTGAGTCTGCTGAGACTCATCAGATTAAAGGACCAGGTGCTACATGTAGCCTATCAGCTGTTTCCAGTGGATTTATAAGCTTGAGGTTTAAAGCTGACACAAGCTGCAGAATATTGCTTTAAAGAGTTCACAGCTGCTCGTGAAGCTTCTGTTGACTTCCTCTGCAAACAGTCTGAGCTTCAAAGAACATCTCCTCCTTTAGTGTTCAGGAAACAAAGAACCGACTGTTGGAGCTCATGTTTCATCTCCAGCTTCCGACCATTCATCTTTCATGCCGTGCGACTCAACCGCTTTCTGACCTGCAGATCAGGAACACAAGTCAGGGAAAGTGGCCGTTTTCCATTCATTCGTGAGGATTGCTTTAGTAGCTTAGAAAATGCCTTTCAGTGCATACCTTGAGTCACACTCATACATAATCCTAAAGTCTTAAAGTTAAGCTGAAGAACCTGCAGGAACCTTGTGAGGAGCTTATTTCCAAACTGTTtccaaaacagtttaaaatgtctggGGTTAGGTGTTCAGACCGGCCGCCGCTCTGTGACTGTGTCCTGTTTGGATACAGTTAGTGGGCCTCCTTTGGTTCAATACAACCACTAAACTGTGAGTAATAATTAAATCCTCTGCTGAGAGGCCAGCTCCACGCTCACAGCGGCCTCCGTCCTAAACCTGAAACCGACGCTGGCTCCACTGATTATTATCAAGCTGATGAAAACTAAGACAAAAGAGCTTTTGGTTGTTCAAAAATACAGTTAAAACTGCCTCTGGTGGGATTTGAACTCTCAACCATTGAATTACTCCTTTAGTGTTCTCCTACAAGTCCAGTGTGCTTGCCTCTAGGAACCGACACCAGAAACTTCTGTTTCCAGCCTGGTACCAGCTCATCAGAACCTTGACACTGAGCTGAAGCTCCTCCTGGAAACAAGCAGCTCACTGAAAGCTGGCCTGGCGCTGCCTTTGAGAAAAGATGACAAGTTCAAATAATCCACTGAGAGCCTTGAAACGGTGCTGCTGCTCCTTCACAGAGAAAGGAGTCtgctgagatggtttggacgtCAGATTATGTTTATTCTAGGTACCAACCTGTGGAGCTGTTTCAACAGCCTCCAGCTaatgcagcagcaagagttctgatgaaaatcaacaagagggatcatatttctcctgttttagcttcccttcattggcttcctgttaaatcaagaatagaatttaaaattctccttctaacgtataaagcccttaataatcaagctccatcatatatcagagctctgattaccccgtatgttcctaacagagcacttcgctctcagactgcaggtctgctggtggttcctagagtctctaaaagtagaatgggaggcagatcctttagctatcaggctcctctcctgtggaaccaactcccagttttggtccgtgaggcagacaccccgtctacttttaagactaatcttaaaactttcctttttgacaaagcttctagtcagagtggctcatgttaccctgagctacctctatagttatgctgctataggcttaggctgctggaggacatcaggatctatttctctcactctgctgagttctcctactgctctccaatctgcattgcttgttgttatttcagcttttaacttttcgttctctgtcatttttcccTTACACCTGGTCTGGCCTTCTGTTAGCTATGACATCATCcttggggggaggggagggggggcagatcatctgagTTGCTGATGTAAGCTTCATATTTTAGATGATCCAGCTGGTTCTGTCTCTCAGAGTCTAaccctgtttctctcctagacgtCGCTGTTGACTGAGCTTTTACTGCGACTATCTGTCTGAGCTCTATTTCATCTTCTAGACCTGAAAGCTGGATCAGAGTTGATCTTTTGAACTGTGTGTCTCTCCTAGACACCCATCTGTGGAGCTAGTCTGCCTCTgatatagaaagtactcctgggtcaatgtgagcttctgtgctttctgtgtctctgctctgtcttctctaacatagaaagtactcctgggtcaatgtgagcttctgagctttctgtgtctctgctctgtcttctctaacatagaaagtactcctgggtcaatgtgagcttctgtgctttctgtgtctctgctctgtcttctctaacatagaaagtactcctgggtcaatgtgagcttctgtgctttctgtgtctctgctctgtcttctctaacatagaaagtactcctgggtcaatgtgagcttctgagctttctgtgtctctgctctgtcttctctaacatagaaagtactcctgggtcaatgtgagcttctgtgctttctgtgtctctgctctgtcttctctaagccccagtgggtggaggcggatgagcgttcacactgagcctggttctggttctgctggtcaatgccttgatgcaatctgcagggtttccttagacagaatAATAATCCTCTTTATTGCCATTGCGACATActttccaatgaaatgtgtcctctgtaTGTACCCCCTCCTtcaggggagcagtgggctgccactgtacgGCATCCAGGGAGctttctggggctaagggtgttgctcagggacccagagtagTAGTCTGGAGTTGAACCAGGTACTTCCAGCCTTTTCAGAGTGCACCACTCCCCATTACATATATAAATAGAGCCTCttggtttagtttagtttaccCTGTTCTCATGACTGTGGTCGCCTCGCTGCCTGTTGGCACTTTGCTCTCACATTTCCCGTTCCACGCTCAGGTGTGAAGCGGCACTGCTCCGTCAGTTTCATGACAGGAGGAGGTGGCCCAGGCAGGGTTTGGCTGTGAATTGatggttttccccagaaagctGCTGGTCCAACGGTCTGTAGGGAACAAACAGGACGAAATGGTTTGAGGACAGTTATGTCATCACTGTTGTTTGAGCTGCTGGAGTTTGCGTCATGTTGGCCTATTTTATCTCAGTTTTTAGTTTCTGTGAAGGACCTGTTGAGAACAGACAATTTcttgtgttttcaaagaactaAAATAATCTTTCTGTCTGCAGTCCTCGTGTTTGTGGAGGTCGATGTTGTCCCGGTTGGACTTTGTCACCTAAAACCCGGAGATGCACCAAGCGTAAGCAAAACATTTACTCTTTACTTTAAGATTTATTTCAGCCAAACAGTATAAACACTGCAGATTTTCCTgctttttcccattttctcCTCCCAACAATGGACGGCTCTGTTGAGAACACAGAGGCATGAAAAGTGTCGGTTGTTATTTTCTCCTCTTGTTCCTGTAGACACGTTTTATGGGATTGTTGTCCCTAAATTCTCCATTATTATGTTTTTGGGACAGATAGGTCAGTCCAGAAAGCCGAACCCTCCTCTTCtccttttaagtgcaaaaaaatctcattccattggcagataatcttatttacctgctcaaataaaggacaaatacactaatttcaagaggatttggtttacttttagttccttgtTTGCAGTGAGCCACTAGTCCATGTCATTGTAACGCTTCCTTACCGCCTGCACGTTCCCACACTTGGTGTCTATGCAGCTCCTTCATGGGTCTTGATAGGCCATCCATGGTCCATCCCTGTGAGAAGTCTCCCAACATAATCAGTTAGTTTTCTAACATCATATTTTTACAGCAGGATGTTCAAAGTAATTAAATGATACtgcattaatattccatattaatataatataacgctcatagcactattgaacAATGGTGGAGCTGAACGAATAGAAGCGTTATGTTTAAAATTAACCGTAGTTGCGTGGAAGCGCGGATGTTATccaggaagctaatagcattatgctagcggacattctgCACTAATTTTAAAAGGCCTTAAGCTCTATTTTGTCATAATGAGCAGaccggacaacacaaacattaatatctcATCAATGTTTAAAACCTTGTGggataaagtttgttataaccgtaaaaacacTCATACTACATCAGTATAGCATGGTTTCAAATAAGCTAGCAGGAGCTATCCTGTAAGCTCACAGGTCaacccttaaaaaaataaaacaattttaaataaaccatttaactttccccgTTCAACTCTGCCAAACTTGTCGTTGCCTCTGTGTCCATCCGGTTAACTTTGGGCTTCCAGTTAGAAGCAGATGAAGCAGGGAGGGTGAAAGGTTGTCTGATCCGCTATAGGCGGCTATGCGGCTAGCTCGATACGTGGCTGTTAGGGGGCGGTTCTGGTTCCTAGGCCGTAGGAAACTGAGCGCTGTGGGGCGGCAGCCTGTGGAAGCAGGGACCTCAGCTTGGCTTCCCTGGCGTAGCTGCTGCTTGTGGAGGCCTGTGCCAGGTTGCAGTGGCTCATGCTTTGATTGCACAACAATTTGCAGGAGATATTCAGGGTCCGCATGGAGCAAACCAGCCCAAACCAGCCTCCATCCACCACTGTGCTTGACGTTTGCTTTTGTTGAGATTAAATTCCAGATGATCTCATAACTCTCCTCTTTTCCCGCAGCCAGATGTGCTCCTCCTTGCCGTAACGGAGCATCGTGTCGACTTTCCAACAGCTGTCTGTGCAGGAAAGGTTTCCATGGCGTTCGCTGCCAATTCTCCAAAGTCCTACTTCCTGGGGGAGGGCCTCCAGCGACCTCCGGCCTTCCCACTGGTCAACCTGCCTCGACCACAGGAAGAAACCCTGAGCCGACAGATTCAGGTCCAAAGCCACCAAACgataaagactctggtctccTGAAGTCTGGAAGTTCAGCAGATCAAAGTGAGGGCATGGATCCAGGAGACGGTACCGGCCGGTTTCTGACACCAAAGAAGAACCAAGCCTCTTCAGGAAGCACGGCTCCGACGAGGAGCGATCCAGATCCAGAGAGGCAGAGAACAGTTTCAGAACATGTTGTCCTGGAGGCGAAGGCCCAAACTAAAGGAGAACACAGGAACCCACACAGACCTGAATCCCTGGCGCTGAAATCAAGTCTGGGAGACAAAGAGGAAGTAGCAGGAGCCTCTGAGAGGAGGCCAGAGGAGATGAAGTGGCAGACCCCGAGGTAACAATCATTCCTTGTGTCCTCTGATGTCTCCTCACTCCTAGTTTCAGGGAGTTGTACCATCTCCTTTCCTCGCCTTGCCTTTATTCTCCCCACCATCTTGTTCCTTTCCTACCTTAGACTCTCTCAGGACTTCTTTTGCTCCTGTTAATTAATTTATCTATCCTCTCTCTGCCTCATCTCCACTCTGTTCTTCATCTGTTTCACCTCCTTTGCTGTTTCTCAGGACAGGCTGCGTACTTAAACTTAATATGCAGAAGCATTTCTTTGTGTTCTCTCCTGCTGTTCCATCTATTTGCAGTTTAATGTTCAGACAGCAGGTGGAGACCATCACCTGTTGAACAACATGAAGCCACGGTCCACACTGTGATGTTCTTTAGCTGGTTCTTCCTCTCTGGAACCGCAGGGTTCAGACCTTTTCTTCTGCTTTCCCCCCAGCAGAGCAGAGAAAGACCCAATTGTTTGTCTGTAAAGAAATAAGCCAGCTGAGGGGGGTTACTCTGTCAAGTGCGTGATCTATAGATGAATAAACGCAGCATTGCCCAGGTCCTGGCCGCCTGTGGGAAGATTAGCTTCTGGAGGGATTCTGGGTGAATCCGACTTTAAATGGACcgactgtggaaaaaaaaacttttctcttGTAATGTTTACGAGATCTTAAGGCTTTCTGAAGGTCATTCTGACATTTTCCCTGGACTTTGGATGCTTTATTGCTCCATTTCAGTCCAGAACCTTCCCATTTTCAGAGGAATGTTTTTAATTACGTTACATATTTCACATCTATGATCCAAACAGAAGCAGGCCGTGTTTTGCTGACACAAGACAGACAACTAAGCAAAGGAGAACGTTTTAAGCAGATCTCTGGGCCTCTTGTTTTCAGCAGCCCTGACGTGTTTCAGTTTCGTTG is a window of Fundulus heteroclitus isolate FHET01 unplaced genomic scaffold, MU-UCD_Fhet_4.1 scaffold_44, whole genome shotgun sequence DNA encoding:
- the ilkap gene encoding integrin-linked kinase-associated serine/threonine phosphatase 2C isoform X1, producing MPSRKFVEKVFSCSSTMFVFLLCSHQRRQTSRRGEAAAGPTLSVPLSLSPVPVPLSLSPVPVPVPAGLPRLKGYVAARRGERDEMQDAHVLLPDMSSCLSSLPGHVSRVSYFAVFDGHGGARASRFAAENLHLNLAKRFPTGYNENLDRLLKKCLLDTFRQTDEDFLKKASSQKPAWKDGSTATCVLVVDDTVYAASLGDSRAVLCRLEAAVADGQKKSVTLALSKEHNPTIYEERMRIQRAGGTVRDGRVLGVLEVSRSIGDGQYKRCGVISTPDVRRCQLTANDRFILLACDGLFKVFSADEAVKFVLSVLQEASVEQREDVTEEELRFEAACQQLASEAVKRGCADNVTVILVSICH
- the ilkap gene encoding integrin-linked kinase-associated serine/threonine phosphatase 2C isoform X2, which translates into the protein MDLFDDLPEPTQTSAPSAGSVTVPPPRTAEEEEEEARRLKRRQEEEEEEETKDAIKKVCREGLPRLKGYVAARRGERDEMQDAHVLLPDMSSCLSSLPGHVSRVSYFAVFDGHGGARASRFAAENLHLNLAKRFPTGYNENLDRLLKKCLLDTFRQTDEDFLKKASSQKPAWKDGSTATCVLVVDDTVYAASLGDSRAVLCRLEAAVADGQKKSVTLALSKEHNPTIYEERMRIQRAGGTVRDGRVLGVLEVSRSIGDGQYKRCGVISTPDVRRCQLTANDRFILLACDGLFKVFSADEAVKFVLSVLQEASVEQREDVTEEELRFEAACQQLASEAVKRGCADNVTVILVSICH